A single window of Acetohalobium arabaticum DSM 5501 DNA harbors:
- a CDS encoding M48 family metalloprotease has product MEELYDPKRRRLAKEYNRIKDRYNKYEIVLRVLFWGIFFGLSLEVRLYHFIADMIGNFDLKLIGFLLGITFLYSIYNWIFDYLLSYRLNRTYELSNQTPKEWLIDKVKVFILTNFFLYIAGRVFLTITIWYPDRWWLPFSIGGIFFILVINFVFPVVLLPLFFELTPYPESSLRERLMELFARAGVEVADIYEFNLSSKMNSANAAVIGMGKTRKIILGDNLQDRYTNDEIEAVLAHEVGHHANGDMFELLAVEALSLLITVFLVSKFWQPLTGLFGYMEAYSIISLPLFFLMLGILNWLISPLELIFSRQTERKADNFALELIDNPHDLATAFAKLADDSLAKLEYNWYELLFKASHPPINERVEKALYWSDRGN; this is encoded by the coding sequence ATGGAAGAACTGTATGACCCCAAGCGGCGGAGATTGGCTAAAGAATATAATAGAATCAAAGATCGTTATAATAAGTATGAAATAGTCTTGAGGGTTCTTTTCTGGGGAATATTTTTTGGACTTTCTCTGGAAGTAAGGCTTTATCACTTTATAGCTGATATGATTGGTAATTTTGATCTGAAATTAATTGGCTTTCTGTTAGGAATTACTTTTCTGTATTCAATCTATAACTGGATTTTTGATTATCTGCTCAGCTACAGGTTGAATCGAACCTATGAGCTTTCTAATCAGACACCAAAAGAATGGCTGATTGATAAAGTAAAGGTATTTATCTTAACTAATTTCTTTTTATATATAGCAGGTCGGGTGTTCTTGACTATTACTATCTGGTATCCTGATAGATGGTGGCTGCCTTTTAGTATAGGAGGAATATTCTTTATTCTAGTAATTAATTTTGTTTTTCCTGTTGTTTTATTACCGCTCTTTTTTGAGTTAACGCCTTATCCTGAGTCTTCTCTACGGGAGAGATTGATGGAGCTTTTTGCTCGAGCAGGCGTTGAAGTAGCCGATATCTATGAATTCAACCTAAGTTCAAAGATGAATTCAGCCAATGCGGCAGTAATAGGCATGGGAAAGACTAGAAAGATCATTTTAGGCGATAATCTGCAAGATAGATATACAAATGATGAAATTGAAGCAGTATTGGCCCATGAAGTTGGACATCATGCCAATGGAGATATGTTTGAATTATTGGCTGTAGAAGCTTTGAGTCTGCTAATTACTGTCTTTTTAGTTTCAAAATTCTGGCAGCCGTTAACTGGATTATTTGGTTATATGGAAGCATATAGTATTATAAGTTTACCGCTCTTCTTTTTAATGTTGGGAATTTTGAATTGGTTGATAAGTCCTTTAGAGTTAATCTTTAGCCGTCAGACTGAAAGAAAGGCTGATAATTTTGCCTTGGAACTGATTGATAATCCACATGATTTAGCTACAGCCTTTGCTAAGTTAGCAGATGATAGTCTAGCCAAACTGGAATATAACTGGTATGAGCTTTTATTTAAGGCTTCTCATCCTCCAATTAATGAAAGAGTAGAAAAAGCATTATATTGGAGCGATAGAGGAAATTAA
- a CDS encoding epoxyqueuosine reductase, producing the protein MIKELITKVIKKTVSNSDTKTEYRQPLVGFADADDNDFKKLEEVIAAEHKLPSDILSGAETVISFFIPFAREVIEANQHQKECALKWGIAYHETNELISKICFKLQKKLAKESIEVGWQSATHNFDEERLISFWSHRSIAKICGLGDFGLNRMLITEQGSAGRYGSLVMDQYVTPSAEFKETPCLYYRDGSCGVCVDRCPKGALTKERFDRHLCYEVLLKNNEIFQAKLKEYDGSFDVCGKCQITPCAFGIPE; encoded by the coding sequence ATGATAAAAGAATTAATTACAAAAGTTATTAAGAAAACAGTAAGTAATAGTGATACTAAGACTGAGTATCGCCAGCCGCTTGTTGGGTTTGCAGATGCTGATGATAATGATTTCAAGAAGTTAGAGGAGGTAATCGCTGCAGAACATAAATTACCTAGTGATATTTTGTCTGGAGCTGAGACTGTTATATCTTTTTTTATCCCCTTTGCCAGGGAAGTAATAGAAGCAAACCAGCACCAAAAGGAATGTGCCTTGAAGTGGGGGATTGCTTATCATGAGACTAATGAATTAATTAGTAAAATCTGTTTTAAACTACAGAAAAAATTGGCTAAAGAAAGCATAGAAGTTGGCTGGCAGAGTGCTACTCATAATTTTGATGAAGAAAGATTAATTAGCTTCTGGTCGCATCGGAGTATAGCTAAAATCTGCGGTTTAGGAGATTTTGGTCTAAATCGGATGTTGATTACTGAGCAGGGAAGTGCTGGAAGATACGGTAGTTTAGTAATGGATCAGTATGTAACTCCTTCAGCTGAATTTAAGGAGACTCCCTGTCTATATTATCGCGATGGTAGTTGTGGTGTCTGTGTTGATCGCTGTCCGAAAGGAGCATTGACGAAAGAGAGATTCGATAGACATTTATGTTATGAAGTTTTATTAAAGAATAATGAAATATTCCAAGCAAAACTCAAAGAGTATGATGGTTCCTTTGATGTTTGTGGTAAGTGCCAGATTACTCCTTGTGCTTTTGGGATTCCCGAATAA
- a CDS encoding ribonuclease H family protein produces MEMLVFGMEIISQLGDDYKIKVSQKDKSASFWFNPESKELRFCGDNKLSSLLKEKEYQLRKMLHTKRMDTYYVGFELKFCLRTKKDVSGFNDKERLMVVDKREAEIESYTRENYESNRIPKVYTDGSFLEELDNGAYAVIIKDEAGEYEYYTERVDVKNSNLIELLAAIKGVELLENRERIRIVTDSQYVRKGLAEWIINWRLNDWQTVNGEQVKHIDYWKKFDELTKGKYIELEWVKAHADHFENELCDIMARETAENDL; encoded by the coding sequence ATGGAAATGCTTGTCTTTGGAATGGAGATAATATCCCAACTAGGAGATGACTATAAAATTAAAGTATCACAAAAAGATAAGAGTGCTTCCTTTTGGTTTAATCCGGAAAGTAAGGAATTAAGATTCTGTGGGGATAATAAGCTAAGTAGTTTATTAAAGGAAAAGGAGTATCAGTTAAGAAAGATGCTCCATACTAAAAGGATGGATACCTACTATGTAGGATTTGAGCTTAAATTCTGTCTGAGAACTAAAAAAGATGTTTCTGGGTTCAATGATAAGGAAAGATTAATGGTAGTTGATAAGAGGGAAGCGGAAATAGAGAGTTATACGCGGGAGAATTATGAATCTAATAGAATACCCAAGGTATATACTGATGGTAGTTTTTTAGAGGAGTTGGATAATGGAGCCTATGCTGTAATTATTAAAGATGAAGCTGGAGAATATGAATATTATACAGAAAGAGTAGATGTTAAGAATAGTAACTTAATAGAGTTATTGGCTGCTATTAAAGGAGTAGAACTATTAGAGAATCGTGAAAGAATAAGGATAGTTACTGATAGTCAATATGTAAGGAAGGGCTTAGCTGAATGGATAATTAACTGGCGACTAAATGATTGGCAGACGGTAAATGGAGAGCAGGTTAAGCATATTGACTACTGGAAGAAGTTTGATGAATTAACGAAAGGAAAGTATATCGAACTGGAATGGGTTAAGGCTCATGCAGATCATTTTGAAAATGAGTTATGTGATATTATGGCTAGGGAGACTGCAGAAAATGATTTATAA